The Humulus lupulus chromosome 7, drHumLupu1.1, whole genome shotgun sequence region TGGTTGGTCACAGGACTAGTTTCTTTGTCACATTTGTTTATGGCTTCCATTCAATTGATACTAGGAGGAGTCTTTGACAAGATCTATCTTGTCTATCTCGTTCTGTCAAAGCTTGGATGGTCATTGGCGACTTTAATGCTCCATTTTCAGTTGGTGATAGGACTGGTGGTAGCTCTTTGGCTAACTCTGAGTTGGTTGATTCTGTAGGATGGAAATCCTTTGCTAAAGTTGAGGCTATCAAGAGTATGGGTTCCTACTTCACTTGGACTAATAACCAAGATGGTTTAGCTAGAATTTACTCCAAAATAGACCATGCTCTTATAGATGAAGATTGGCTGGATGTTTTTCCTCAAAGTGTGGCTGTTTTTCAATGGGAGGCGGTATCGAATCATTGCTCATGTACTGTTTCTAATATCTCCTTGAAGTCTATGGGAACCAAGCTTTTCAGATACTACAACTTTTGGTCTAATCATCCAGATTTTAAACAAATAGTTTTGAAGAGCTGGAAAGCATGGGGACGTGAATTCTTCATTCTTTCATGCATTCTTGAAGAGGAGAAAAGCAGATAATTCTATTGCTTCTTATACTAATGATAATATATTATTGGTTGATGATTGCAAGGAAGTTGTTAGCCATTTTACTGAGCATTTTAAGAGTCATTTCGGCAGTCCCAGTTCGGCTTCAGAGGTGGTTGATCAGAGTTATATTGCTTTAGGCTCTAAGCTCTTAGTGGAGCAGCAACTTTATCTGTTAAAACCTTTCTCTACTAAGGAAATAAAGGCTGCCTTGTTTAGTATTCCCAATACCAAATCGCCTGGTCTTGATGGCTATGGGTCCGGTTTCTTCAAAACTATGTGGAAGGATGTTGGTTAGGATATTTGCTCTGCCATTTCTCATGGCTTCTCTACGGGTCATTTTCCTAAAGAGCTGCATGAAACAACTTTATCCTTAATTCCTAAAGTTGCGAATCCAGCTAGGGCCTCTGATTATAGATCAATTTCTTGCTGCTCAACGCTGTATAAAGTTATGGCTAAATTGTTGTGTTCCCGTCTAGTAGTGGTGCTTCCTTATCTTGTTCAATCGAATCAAGGTGCATTTTTTCGAGGTAGATCTATAGCTCATAATATCATGATTCTTCAAGATTTAATTAAGAATTATGGTAGAGCGATTACTTCTCCTCGGTGTGCGATAAAGATAGACATTAGCAAGGTGTATGATACGGTAGATTGGCTTTTTTGGTCAACTTGTTAAAggccttttgttttccttctaaGTTCATTGGTTGGGTCATGAATTGTATTAGGAGTACTGCTTATTCATTGCTGATTAATGGGCGGATTCAGTGTACTTTCAAGGGGGGTAAAGGTTTGAGGCAAGGGGACCTAATGTCCCCTCTTCTCTTTGTTTTAATCATGGAGTACTTGACCAGAAGCTTGCAATCTGAAGCCAGGTCCCCTTATTTTCGGTTTCACCCGATGTGTAAGGGCTTGAAGTTGATAAATCTGTGTTTCGCTGATGATGTTATCTTATTTTGTAAGGGATCTGTTGCTGCTATTTCTGTTCTGAAAGACTCTTTAAAGAAGTTTAGTGAAGCTTCTGGTTTGTCTATCAATTCCAAGAAATCCCAGGTGTATTTTGGAGGAGTTGCAGCAGGAGTTAGGACTGAGATTTTACAGGTGTTGAATCTTTCAGCTGGGTCTTTCCCTTTGCACTATCTTGGAGTGCCTTTGAGGCCTACTAAATGGAAGCACACAGACTGTGAACTCATTATCCAAAAGATGCATGTTAAGTAATTTTCCTGGTCTAGTAAACACTTATCCTATGCAGGTCGTTTACTGCTTATTCAAACTGTTCTTTCTGGTCTGAGGAATTATTGGATGTCTGTTTTCACGTTACCTCAAAGTATCATTAAAGAAGTTGAGAAGTTGTGTTGGCAGTTTCTTTGGGGGGCCTTAGGAACTCGCTGTAAGTTTCATTTGGCTTCGTGGAACCAAGTTTGCTTGCCTAAGGCCTATGGTGGTCTTGGTACTAGGGATGGTACCAGCTGGAATAGGGCTCTTCTTGCCAGGTATATATGGGCTGTATCGACTAAACAGGACTCGCTTTGGGTAAAATGGATTCAGCATGTCTATCTAAAGGGGGTGAACTTCTGGGATTATGCTTTGAAGCATGATAGTAATTGGTATTGGCGTAAGCTATGCCATCTCAGGAACCGGTTTAGTGAAAGAGAAATTCTGGCTGCTGGTATATCAGGGGTTTTCAAACCTTCTAAACTGTACTACAGCTCCATAAACCAGCAAGTGGTGGCCTACAAGGAAGGGATCTGGTGCCGCACCATCCTCCCTAAACATAGGTTTCTGTTATGGATTGTTATCAATTCATTCCTTCTCACTAGAGACAACTTGGCCAAGTGTACCATTCCCATTGACAGCCTTCTATGCCTTGTCTGTGAAGATCAACGGGAGAGTCACAGCCATCTCTTCTTCGACTGCTACCTGTCAAAGAAGGTTCTGCATTGCATTTTCTCATGGCTGGGTTTTCGTGCGTGGGCTTCCAGTTCTCGGCCTGGACCGTGGGTCTCAACCTCAGCCGGAAAAACAGAATGAGCATGACCATAAATATGATTCTTGCAGCTGTTGTTTATCAAATCTGGAGGAATAGAAATAGGTGCATTTATGATGGTTTCTCCCTAACAACTAATTGTATAGCTAAAGAAATAGTTACATTAGTTCACTACAGAATTTACAGTGTTCATAGTAGGAAGTCTCTTCCTAATTTTAATCTTTTCTTAAGGAAACTAGCTTGTATGTAATTTGACTTAGGTGTTGCTTGGCTGTTTTGGtctattgtagagtccaagaactttacttagctaattgtttagtagtgttatagtatgtttagtgttatctttgttactatggatttttggttcagaccgggaattatttggacactcataatagtacttatagattttctaagtttaatctatagtttaagaatattaagtataacctaaggtttgattaatgtgactgatattaaggattatatttattatattataaggtttagacatcaaccaataggattttaagcacatgttatgaatggtgattaaggattaaagatttttgaggatttaatttaataaggagtaaagtttgaatgttatagggtcagtcagcaactttgaatacattgagggcttagtcaaggctgtttactccattcaaacttagctaaaaatgtgtaatttcgtgtttaaatattcagcgtatgccgatatatcgcagcacgtagatacggaaaacacgagacaatgcacggtcgcctcgggcatactggcccaggcgatatatcgcctacagggggcgatatatcacctcctccagcatgaattcaaactcttttgaattctttttctttcagccattcaaacttcttcaaaagtccagcatcttttgaacgagtcttcagcctctgctgaacgattattcaaatgattttcacctaaaaagccattatttttattcaagtaaaatcaagatattttcattcccaaactctataaataggacctagtacccagccattattcaccttttgctctaagttcagaagctgctagtgttaagtgagtgtgagagtgtaaacacctgatttgggaaaactataagcttaaacatcataagcttatcaaacactttgggaagtgagttctatagtatttcggtggaggtgtagattggtctttcaagtctttgaggtaaccaaaactctagttcctttctgtgttatgttattttccttctcatagtcttctactcaatctctaaccttaatcttcattttggttagggaatctaagttcttgagcacataagttcggtaagcatgtttctcaaatggtttagtctttccatctctttcatttcatctcctttctttagactcactctttcttatggttttaggagtgttccaaaaagtcccaactcagtccattatatcccggtaactttggtaaggaaaataggctagaatcaatatgttatatgtttatgttatcttatgttttatgttatcaaatgtattatgatatgtatatgtgtatgtttgtaggcttgggcatatgacccatatgactaacaagaccccaaatgggttatgggcatatgacctacttagctagtaggaccccactaattccatgggcatatgcttgtttagtctatgggaccccaagtaataatggccattataataagtgtatgttatatgtattatgttaagtctttatgttttcttatgaaattatgtatatgactatgtgttagattttccttgctgggcattaggctcattcctttctgttttatgtgcaggaaaataagctttagaggcggtaagattcgtgacgcttagaggatgtgtatcgatggtgaatggagtcaaggggccgagcgttattcgattcgaggatgtagtctcattttatgtttttatggttttatgtgtattttccgcaccaattatgtaatgtcttttatttaaaatcatcttttgtttttaaagacaatgggatcccatgtccttattagaattttatttatttgtaagtaactcttgtTACTAAATAAAATttgtggtattttcgtaaaaatgtaagtttatgtatagttttgttaatggtccaaatagtctagattagtgggtcattacatctaTTTCTGGGCATTTTGCATTGATTGTATTTGTCTGTTTGTTCAATGAAGCTAATTCttcttgaccaaaaaaaaaaaatgctaaccggaagtattcataacacttctcAAAGCGCTAACGtatcccatgttattaaaagtctcatcttttctataacagttttcgaatgttatgttcgatgttatcttaaagtattcaataacacattttttgtttctatcatattaaaataataatgtttagttagagtaattggttataaatttgaagtttaaccTTAAActtttttgcataacacttttcaactgttataaTTGGTTATTTTGATAGcttttttagtttgttatattatataaataataaagttttgttacacttataatatgtatCCAAAATAGCCATAAGTACCATTTTAAAGGTCCAGTAATAAAATTTGTTATTTTAGTCTAGATAATAGATTTTTAATTGTGTTGTGTAAAgataattataagttttttttttaaattaaaaggcTTTTGTTATAgtatttggataaaaaaaaatgtcaaaattaatcacaaaaggtaatattaaatagattgataaaccataagtattacattaaataGGAACTAATTCAAACTATGACTGTGGCTACTtaatgagatcttagttctaacttaagtttgaaagtatacataataaagttctataatcttgaacatcttttacttcaaaaatgaaaaacaaaaacatagcaagatacacaaaaagtcaaccatgaaacttgctccaaATTATTAGTATATTCGTTGATCAGAACCAATCACAATCACAAATGCCTTCCGTGAACATTGAGTCATTTGTGATTCCTCATTTTATTTTGTATCCTTGTTCCCCTTGAAAATACAAATTCTGTGATCTAATATCTGCAAGACAAATTTACAAATCAAATCCTAGTCAAGCTCCAAATCTATAGAAAAATCCCCCATCAATGACATAAAAAATGCAGTCCCGTTCTCTTTTCTTGTTCCTCTTATAGTTACACATACACATACCAAAACTCTTATTCCCAATCGAAGAcattgaaattgtttatgacttCAGATAATATTAGGAGCATATAACCAATAAAATCCAATCACCATAACTTAAATTTATGTCAAAGTTCAACTATTCTAGACACTAAATTTAAAGAGAAGCCCTGTGAAAAGAATGATGATAACAATATTGCTCAATGCAAGAATCAAAGTAAGAACAAAGGTATACAAAAATTCAAAGGTATGATCAAAGAGAAGAAGCAttctacaataaaataaaaaaactaggCATTTCTAATATGGTATTGTCCACAAATAGCTACTAAATAGTATACTACGAAGAATACAAAGTTATGAAATTTTTAAGGccattaaaattaaatataatttttcttttccctCTCATTCATGAGAAAAGTGCAACTAAAAGTTATTCTCCATGATACTCAGATTAGCCATACAGTAACTTGAATAGTTAGGGAACTAACACAATAATGTGGCTTGGAACCTTCCAAAAAGAAAAATGCGGGTTGGGAAAATCCATAGAAAAAACATCAGATTTTAGAAATGTTGAGAATGTCACTTCTCTCCACTTTTTCCACATTCACCTTAAAATTATAATGTAAGACAAAAGATCAATATTATAAGACAATTGGGATACCTAAATCTAATTGAGCTTGAGCCTTAACAACCTGAAATATCAACCAAGCGAACAAAGAAATTGAGATAATTTAAGATGGCAGAAGATATACAGAATAGTATCATTGCTAAATATAATCGAGCTTAAGCCATTCTAAACAgatccataaaaaaaaaagagatcatTAACACAATTTTTCTCAAACTGAgatgtttcaaaataaaaaagaaaaggaaaatgatAGAGAACATAAAttcaaaaaaaatcaaaaaatcaaaACTAACCCATGTTAGGTAGTTCTAGTTGCCAAACAATTTAACTCTGCAACTACTATTTTTTTGTCAAGGGAATCTGCCACATTTAAATTATtcacaataaaaaaaatagtgaaaCGAGCATAGATATAGAATCCTAATAAATCTAACAATAGTCTCAAAAAAGTATCTGTTTCACATCTTTGGTTTAATGTAACTTGGACTGAGGAAGTAATTAAACATGATGAATTAATACCACCAAAGCATATGAAAATATATGCTTTGAACAACAACCAAGAGTGTCAAATCCCAAACATGGGAAAACATTTCCATAGTCCAAAATCTTCCCTACCATTTACATCTGTCTAGTATCACAAACCAAGGAAAACAACTAGCATGCATTAAAATTTAAGCTTCAAATGAACAACTCATATTAACAAGAAAATATTACCACAATAGATCAATTTTGTCCAATTTTTATTCTATGAACCATAATAATTCAGATTCAAAGAATCAAAGGTCCACGATAAATAGTTTGTCAATTCAAAAAATAGTTCGTAAGGAACAATTATTCTCTATCAAGTCATCAGGAAAACATCAGAGCAGTTGGTCCACATACAAAAAGAACAAACACAAACACtactttttttttagttttagcaATAACATAATATAGCTATAAACACACAAGTATTACCTTAATAGGACAGCCACAAACACTACTTCTCTGTTCTTCCTTTTCCTTGGATACACACACATCATCACATAATTATATAAACGACTTGGTCTAAAGCTCAACAAAAAGATCAATATCCTTGTTCAAATGAGGAGTGCCAACTTAAACATATATTggtgaaattcaaaatttaacatTATACAAGCAATAAAAAGAatccataaatttgaaaaaatcattgTTTTCATTAACCAAACAACCAATACCTCTATTTAAAGTTTTGCTTTTTTTTATCACAACTTAACAAATGAGTTCATTAACCAAACAACCAATACCTCAGACTATGATAAACAATGGGCAACCAAGCTAATAGCTATTGTGACCCCTTGAATCTACATGTAATCCCAACGAATGACATTGTTAGTAAAATGACCATAAACACATAAAAGTTATGAAATAGAATAGAATATACAATCACTAATTTTTACGTTAGACCAAAAGTACAAACATGCAAGATTTTATATTCAGATAAAACACTAGAATGGAAGATGGAAAATGGcatattatattaattattaagatATGAAGGTAAGAGATAATTCTAATGAAAAAGGGTTGTTTCCTAAACTATGAAGTATGTAGAATAATACGTAcatgaataatataattttatcaTCTGTATCCAAATTATAATCAACCACGTACTTTATTAATTATTCAGCAATGTAAGTGATTAATTAACATATCAAAGATCAAAATTAAAAGCTTCGACAGTGTCAGTGCATTGGTGCAAGGTACAAATTATATATAGCAAATTTCATGTTAGAAAAGAATATTTGAAGACAATGAGTGGATGGTTTTGAAAGAATCATGTAACCTTTACTCAAACAAATTCAAGCCACACAAAGAGAAGATAATATAAATGCTAGATGAAAACATAAAAGCAAAATAAATGGTGCAAAGTAAATCCAAGCAGTATTAAAGCCATTCGTCAAAACTCAAATCATATACTcagcaaaataaaataaaaacgatCATAATTGAAACATCAAATACGGGTTAGGCCTAGCTTTGTCATACTTTTAATGCGATTCATCATATTCCTGTATAAATTCAAAACCAGAGAATAACACATAATAAACCAATAATTGAACCAACAGTAAGAAGTGATGAGTACTTTCATAATGATAAAATCATTAAACAAACTAGCATCATCATAATCAACTTCAATGGACATAAAATAAGCTGGTGGTGACCCAATCATTGGTGGATTTCATATCTGTTTTATATTATACTTGGCCTTTGTACTCACATATTGTGAAGAGGAGAGCATTGGATAATAATTAAACGATAAAAGAGAAGAAAACCAAGAAGAGATATAGAACAAGTACTATCAACTAAAACATTCTCTACAACTTAACATGTATTTAATATTAATGCTGCAACATACCATAAATTTTCTTCTTAGTAAGTTTGGTTCTATATATGATTACTAATTACGCCAGTAACATCTAAAGGAATAAACAACATTTATGTATATATAGCATATATATATGTGGTTCAACAAGCCATTGGTACAACAAAACCACCTCCACCAATATAGTAATTTACCAAAACCATCCCTATTACTCATACAAACAAAAAGGAAAGATAGGAACTTAGTCAACCCGTGAGTAAGTATATTTTACTAACAATAAAACCCATAGAACAAATAGTTATGAAAATATCATGAATGAGTATAGTTAGAACTTAGAACTAATGACCCAAAACTCAAGAGATGTTACTCAACCATTGGTTttacatttttatatatatatattagttactAATAGCTTTAATCACAACAGAAATAAACACAAAGTAGAGCCTAATGAAAGAACGAGAAAATAAACAATAGTATGATTCCTGCAACTATCAAAGCcaattttttaaaacatattaATACATACATATATCAAGATATATTCTTCTAATTAAAGAAACATTTCCCAGAAGACGAAATTGAATCGGCTGTAAAAATTGTCCTTTTTCTTCTCAAACAAGAAAAATATAATTCATACATAAACAAGAAACTATAATAGGgtcccaaagaaaaaaaaattctaaataagaAGATCATCAAAACTCACAGAAAGCACCATGAATTATAGAATGAAGTAAAATAAACGAAACCctgatttttttttcatcataTATATGAagcatatttatatataaaacagAATACACAATATGCTCACCATTAAAACATACTTTGGTACTGATTTAGTTCCATATATAAATACCATGTAATGACAACactcaatatatataaatatatatggtaTAGATTCATACAAACTTCAGAGGGCAATGGCTAAAGATTTGAAAAGTGTAGAACTTACCCATACAAAGAAGAAGCTAATAGTATGTCTTTGAGC contains the following coding sequences:
- the LOC133791939 gene encoding uncharacterized protein LOC133791939; this translates as MEYLTRSLQSEARSPYFRFHPMCKGLKLINLCFADDVILFCKGSVAAISVLKDSLKKFSEASGLSINSKKSQVYFGGVAAGVRTEILQVLNLSAGSFPLHYLGVPLRPTKWKHTDCRLLLIQTVLSGLRNYWMSVFTLPQSIIKEVEKLCWQFLWGALGTRCKFHLASWNQVCLPKAYGGLGTRDGTSWNRALLARYIWAVSTKQDSLWVKWIQHVYLKGVNFWDYALKHDSNWYWRKLCHLRNRFSEREILAAETTWPSVPFPLTAFYALSVKINGRVTAISSSTATCQRRFCIAFSHGWVFVRGLPVLGLDRGSQPQPEKQNEHDHKYDSCSCCLSNLEE